In the genome of Vicia villosa cultivar HV-30 ecotype Madison, WI linkage group LG7, Vvil1.0, whole genome shotgun sequence, one region contains:
- the LOC131621109 gene encoding receptor-like protein EIX1 isoform X2, whose product MSILKLVTLLFVVNGAVGCLENERQALRQLKASLTLDADTFFLPSWASKSDDCCAWEGIRCNNQTGHVEIFHLSPPQFGAFPGEINASLVELRHLKYFNISGNRFLFNTFRELFGSLTNLRILDLSDNFLEGTIPHHLGNLSHLQHLDLSDNFLDGTIPRHLGNLSHLQYLDLSGSGLVGIIPHQLGSLSSLQELYLGYNFGLKFEDKNNHVGGQWLSNLTLLTHLDLSTIPNLNSSHAWMQTIAKLPKIQELKLSTCALSDLYLHSLSHSLFNFSTSLAILDLSFNTFSSSKIFEWVFNATSNLIDLDLSDNKFNGTILYDFGNIQNPLERLDLSNNELQGGVPESIRHICTLQSLDLDITKLNEDISTILHKLSGCARYSLQHLSLFYNQITGTLPNLSIFPSLITLDLSSNMLKGGIPKSIGNLCSLRSLDLSRNKLSEDLSVILHNLSFGCAKDSLQELNLESNQIIGTVPDMSMFSSLGTLHLSNNSLRRILQISTFPYHLESLYLDFNDLEGVITDSQFGNMSMLKELYLNENSLSLVFPENWVPAFQLNTIELRSCMLGPSFPKWLQSQKLLQRIDISNAKISDAVPVWFWTQTKNLNFMNISYNNLFGTIPNLPIRFSEGCEVFMDSNQFEGSIPLFLRSATFLRLSKNKFSDTRLFLCSNNSIDRLRQLDISKNQLSNQLHDCWSHLKSMEFLDLSDNTLSGEVPSSMGSLLALKVLILRNNTFTGKLPVSLINCTGLIMLDVGDNRFSGPIPYWLGQQLQMLSLRRNQFYGNLPRSLCYLTNIQLLDLSENNLSGQIFKCIKNFSSMTQKISSTREEGLYIDFSRGPGIIQKSNSYDLITVLMWKGEERLFKNNKLILRSIDISSNQLMGDIPKEIGNLIELVSLNLSNNNLTGEITSEIGRLTSLEFLDLSRNHFFGPIPPSLAQIDRLSMLNLSYNNLSGRIPIGTQLQSFDASSYEGNVGLCGKPLDKNCPGDEEDTPQKPETNEESSPLEDKKPIYLSVALGFITGFWGLWGSLFLIRTWRHTYVLFLNNIVDTMYVFMVLNGIKFQRWLGGLQEKFF is encoded by the exons atgAGTATTCTCAAGTTAGTTACATTACTCTTTGTTGTGAATGGAGCAGTTGGTTGCTTAGAGAATGAGAGACAAGCTCTTCGTCAATTGAAGGCAAGCCTGACGTTGGATGCCGACACTTTCTTTTTGCCTAGTTGGGCCAGTAAGAGTGATGATTGCTGTGCATGGGAAGGAATCCGCTGTAACAATCAAACTGGACATGTTGAAATCTTTCATCTTAGTCCTCCTCAGTTTGGTGCTTTTCCAGGCGAGATCAACGCATCTTTGGTGGAGTTGAgacatttaaaatatttcaacatTAGTGGGAACCGGTTTTTATTCAATACTTTCCGTGAATTGTTTGGTTCTTTAACCAACTTGAGAATCCTTGATCTTTCCGACAATTTCCTGGAGGGTACAATCCCTCATCATCTTGGAAATCTCTCTCATTTGCAGCACCTTGATCTTTCAGACAATTTCCTGGACGGTACAATCCCTCGTCATCTTGGAAATCTCTCTCATTTGCAGTACCTTGATCTTTCAGGGAGCGGTCTTGTTGGAATCATTCCTCACCAACTTGGAAGCCTTTCAAGTTTACAAGAGCTTTATCTAGGATACAATTTCGGACTCAAATTCGAAGATAAGAACAATCACGTTGGAGGTCAGTGGCTTTCTAATCTCACtcttttaacccatcttgacttgaGTACCATACCCAATCTCAATTCTTCTCATGCCTGGATGCAAACGATCGCCAAGCTTCCAAAAATACAAGAATTAAAGCTATCTACCTGTGCTCTTTCAGATCTTTATCTACATTCTCTGTCCCATTCACTATTCAATTTTTCTACTTCTCTTGCAATCCTTGACCTTTCATTCAATACCTTCTCTTCGTCCAAAATATTTGAATGGGTGTTTAATGCCACCTCTAACTTAATTGACCTTGATCTTAGTGATAACAAATTCAATGGCACCATTCTATATGATTTTGGCAACATACAAAACCCTCTTGAACGTCTCGACTTGTCGAATAATGAACTACAAGGTGGAGTTCCAGAATCTATTAGACATATATGTACGTTACAGTCATTGGATCTTGATATTACCAAGTTGAATGAAGACATTTCAACCATTCTACACAAATTGTCTGGTTGTGCAAGATACTCGCTGCAACATTTGAGTTTATTTTACAACCAAATTACTGGAACATTGCCTAATCTTTCAATATTCCCATCTCTAATAACACTCGACCTTTCAAGCAATATGTTAA AAGGCGGAATTCCAAAATCAATTGGAAACCTATGTTCATTAAGGTCGCTAGATCTGtcaagaaacaagctgagtgaggaTCTTTCAGTGATACTTCATAATTTATCTTTTGGGTGTGCAAAAGATTCACTGCAAGAATTAAACTTGGAAAGCAACCAAATTATTGGCACGGTACCTGACATGTCAATGTTCTCATCTTTAGGAACTCTCCACCTATCCAACAATTCATTAAGGAGGATACTACAAATTTCAACATTCCCCTATCATTTAGAAAGTCTATACTTGGATTTTAATGATTTGGAAGGTGTGATCACAGACTCCCAATTTGGAAACATGTCCATGTTAAAGGAATTATACTTGAATGAAAACTCATTGTCTCTCGTATTTCCTGAAAATTGGGTGCCAGCTTTTCAATTGAATACCATTGAGCTAAGGTCATGTATGTTAGGGCCTAGTTTTCCAAAATGGTTGCAGAGTCAAAAACTTCTTCAACGGATAGACATTTCTAATGCTAAAATTTCAGATGCAGTTCCAGTATGGTTTTGGActcaaacaaaaaatttaaatttcatgaATATTTCATACAATAATCTGTTTGGCACAATTCCAAATTTGCCCATAAGATTTTCTGAAGGTTGTGAAGTATTTATGGATTCAAATCAATTTGAAGGTTCAATCCCCCTGTTTTTGCGAAGTGCAACATTTCTACGGCTGTCCAAGAACAAATTTTCCGATACTCGTTTATTTTTATGTTCTAACAATTCAATTGATAGATTGCGCCAATTGGATATATCAAAGAATCAACTATCCAATCAGCTCCATGATTGTTGGAGTCATTTGAAATCAATGGAATTTCTAGATTTGAGTGACAATACTTTGTCTGGTGAAGTACCATCCTCAATGGGATCATTACTTGCACTTAAGGTGTTGATATTGCGTAACAATACCTTCACTGGGAAGTTGCCTGTCTCCTTGATAAATTGCACAGGACTGATCATGCTTGATGTTGGAGATAATAGATTCTCCGGACCAATTCCGTATTGGTTAGGACAACAATTGCAAATGTTAAGCTTACGAAGGAATCAATTTTATGGAAATCTTCCGCGGAGTCTTTGTTACTTAACAAACATTCAGTTGTTGGACCTCTCTGAAAACAACCTGTCAGGACAAATTTTCAAATGCATAAAGAATTTTTCTTCCATGACTCAAAAGATTTCCTCAACTAGAGAAGAAGGCTTATACATAGATTTCTCACGTGGACCTGGAATTATTCAGAAATCTAACAGCTATGATTTGATTACTGTGTTGATGTGGAAAGGTGAAGAACGATTGTTCAAGAATAATAAGCTTATTTTGAGGAGTATTGATATTTCAAGCAATCAATTGATGGGAGACATTCCAAAAGAAATAGGAAACTTGATCGAATTGGTGTCACTGAATTTGTCAAACAACAATTTGACCGGAGAAATTACTTCAGAGATTGGAAGGTTAACATCACTTGAATTTCTTGACTTGTCAAGAAACCATTTCTTTGGTCCAATTCCTCCTTCTCTAGCTCAAATTGATCGTTTGTCCATGTTGAATCTTTCCTATAACAATCTTTCTGGAAGAATTCCAATTGGCACACAATTACAAAGTTTCGATGCATCAAGTTATGAAGGGAATGTTGGTCTTTGTGGAAAACCACTTGACAAAAATTGTCCAGGAGATGAAGAAGATACACCTCAGAAACCAGAAACAAATGAAGAAAGTAGTCCTCTAGAAGATAAAAAACCAATTTATTTGAGTGTGGCATTGGGATTTATCACAGGATTTTGGGGACTGTGGGGATCTTTGTTTCTCATCAGGACTTGGAGACATACATATGTCTTGTTCTTGAACAACATAGTTGATACAATGTATGTGTTTATGGTGCTGAATGGAATTAAATTTCAAAGGTGGCTCGGAGGTTTGCAG GAAAAGTTTTTCTAA
- the LOC131619599 gene encoding receptor-like protein EIX1 → MKMMSTSVACILKLVALLFVAVLKLFANEAVGCLENERHALLQLKASLTSDYDTSLLSTWDSKSEDCCAWEGIGCNNQTGHVEMFHLSPPRFGYFPGQINTSLMELSHLTYLNISGNQFSNRIFSELFGSLTNLRFLDLQDSFHGGRIPNDVAHLSHLQYLDLSWNNLDDTIPHQLGNLSYLKHLDLRQNFGLVGAIPRQLGNLSHLQYLDLSGNSLVGTIPHQLGSLSSLQELHIGDNIRLNVGGQWLSNLTLLTHLDLSGIPNLNSSHIWLQMITKLPNIQELKLSGCDLSDLYLHSLSHSRLNFSTSLAILDLSYNAFSSSKIFEWVFSATSNLTELDLSYNKFNGTIPYDFSNIQNPLERLDLSSNELQGGIPEFIRHMCMLQSLHLDVSNLNEDISTILHKLSGCARYSLQHLSLRSNQLTGSMPNLSILPSLITIDLSSNMLSGKVPDGISKSLETLTFKSNYLEGGIPKSFGNLCSLKLLDLSSNKLSEDLSVILQNLSSGCAKYSLQELYLARNQISGTVPIMAGFSSLVRLKFEDNILEGEITDTHFDNMTMLKDLNLNDNSLSLIFSENWVPTFQLSNLRLRSCTVGYSFPKWLRSQKDLQELDISNARISDVVPMWFWTQATNIAFMNFSYNNLIGRIPNLPIRFREGCQVMLESNQFEGSIPLFFRSALLLLLSKNKFSETPLFLCVNTTTYRMRTLDISNNQFSGQLPDCWSNLKELKYLDLSDNTLSGEVPSSMGSLLELKVLILRNNSFTRKLPLPLKNCTELIMLDVGDNNFSGPIPYWLGQQLQMLSLRRNRFYGILPESLCFLTNIQLLDLSENNLSGQILKCLKNFSALSQNVSSTSGIDSVLFYTVEAIDSIYGFDLNALLTWKGAERQFKNNKLILRSIDLSSNQLMGDIPKEIGNLIELVSLNLSNNNLTGEITSEIGRLTSLEFLDLSRNHLYGLIPSSLTQIDRLTMLDLSDNNLSGRIPISTQLQSFDASSYEGNVDLCGKPLDKKCPGDEEIAHQKPELYEESVPEDKKPIYLSVALGFITGFWGLWGSLFLIRTWRHTYVLFLNSIVDTMYVFMVLKGIKFQRWIRALQFGKFVTGFGETQFRANLGS, encoded by the exons ATGAAGATGATGAGCACTAGTGTTGCATGTATTCTCAAGTTAGTTGCATTACTCTTTGTTGCGGTGTTGAAGTTGTTTGCGAATGAAGCTGTTGGTTGCTTAGAGAACGAGAGACACGCTCTCCTTCAGTTGAAAGCCAGCCTGACTTCGGATTATGACACTTCCCTTTTGTCTACATGGGATAGTAAAAGTGAGGATTGTTGTGCATGGGAAGGAATTGGTTGTAACAATCAAACTGGACATGTTGAAATGTTTCATCTTAGTCCTCCTCGGTTCGGTTATTTTCCAGGCCAGATCAACACATCATTGATGGAGTTGAGTCATTTAACATATTTGAACATTAGTGGGAATCAGTTTTCAAACAGAATTTTTTCAGAATTATTTGGTTCACTTACCAACTTGAGATTCCTTGACCTCCAAGATTCATTTCATGGTGGAAGAATTCCAAATGATGTTGCTCATCTTTCACACTTGCAATATCTTGATCTATCATGGAATAACCTGGACGACACAATCCCTCATCAACTTGGAAATCTCTCTTATTTGAAACATCTTGATCTCAGACAGAATTTTGGCCTTGTTGGGGCAATCCCTCGTCAACTTGGAAATCTCTCTCATTTGCAGTACCTTGATCTTTCAGGAAATTCTCTTGTTGGAACTATTCCTCATCAACTTGGAAGCCTTTCAAGTTTACAAGAGCTTCATATTGGAGACAATATAAGACTCAATGTTGGAGGTCAGTGGCTTTCTAATCTCACtcttttaacccatcttgacttgaGTGGCATACCCAATCTCAATTCTTCTCATATCTGGCTGCAAATGATTACTAAGCTACCTAATATACAAGAATTGAAACTCTCTGGTTGTGACCTTTCCGATCTTTACCTTCATTCTCTGTCCCATTCACGGTTGAACTTTTCTACTTCTCTTGCAATCCTTGACCTTTCATATAATGCCTTTTCATCTTCTAAAATATTTGAATGGGTGTTTAGTGCCACCTCTAACTTAACTGAGCTTGATCTTAGTTATAACAAATTCAATGGCACCATTCCATATGATTTTAGCAACATACAAAACCCTCTCGAACGTCTCGACTTGTCTAGTAATGAACTACAAGGTGGAATTCCAGAATTTATTAGACATATGTGTATGTTACAGTCATTGCATCTTGATGTTAGCAACTTGAATGAAGACATTTCAACTATTCTACACAAATTGTCAGGCTGTGCAAGATACTCGCTGCAACATTTGAGTTTACGTTCCAACCAACTCACTGGATCAATGCCTAATCTTTCAATACTCCCATCTCTAATAACAATTGACCTTTCAAGCAATATGTTAAGTGGGAAGGTTCCGGATGGAATTTCAAAATCATTGGAGACTTTGACATTTAAATCAAATTATTTAGAAGGAGGAATTCCAAAATCATTTGGTAACCTATGTTCGTTAAAGTTGCTTGACCTTTCAAGTAATAAACTGAGTGAAGATCTTTCAGTGATACTTCAAAATTTATCTAGTGGTTGTGCAAAGTACTCATTGCAAGAATTATATTTGGCTAGAAATCAAATTAGTGGCACAGTACCCATCATGGCTGGGTTCTCATCATTAGTGCGTTTGAAATTTGAAGACAACATTTTAGAAGGTGAGATCACTGACACTCACTTTGACAACATGACCATGTTAAAGGATTTAAACTTGAATGACAATTCATTGTCACTAATATTCAGTGAAAATTGGGTCCCAACTTTTCAATTGTCTAACTTACGTTTAAGGTCTTGTACTGTTGGATATAGTTTTCCAAAATGGTTGCGAAGTCAAAAAGATCTTCAAGAACTGGACATTTCTAATGCTAGAATCTCAGATGTAGTTCCAATGTGGTTTTGGACTCAAGCAACAAATATAGCGTTCATGAATTTTTCCTACAATAATCTCATTGGTAGAATTCCAAATTTGCCTATAAGATTTCGTGAAGGTTGTCAAGTAATGCTGGAATCTAATCAATTTGAAGGTTCAATTCCTTTGTTTTTTCGCAGTGCATTATTGCTTCTGTTGTCGAAGAATAAATTTTCTGAAACTCCTTTGTTCTTATGTGTTAATACTACAACTTATAGAATGAGGACATTAGACATATCAAATAATCAATTCTCAGGGCAGCTTCCTGATTGTTGGAGCAATTTGAAAGAATTGAAATATCTAGATTTGAGTGACAATACTCTCTCAGGTGAAGTTCCTTCGTCAATGGGATCATTACTTGAACTTAAGGTATTGATATTGCGAAACAATAGCTTCACTAGGAAGTTGCCTTTGCCCTTGAAAAATTGCACAGAACTAATCATGCTAGATGTTGGAGATAATAATTTCTCAGGACCAATACCGTATTGGTTAGGACAACAATTGCAAATGTTAAGCTTACGAAGGAACCGATTCTATGGAATTCTTCCTGAGAGTCTTTGTTTCTTAACAAATATTCAGTTGTTGGATCTCTCAGAAAACAATTTATCAGGACAAATTTTAAAATGCTTGAAGAATTTTTCCGCATTGTCTCAAAATGTTTCCTCAACTAGTGGCATAGACTCTGTTTTATTTTACACAGTTGAAGCTATAGATAGTATTTATGGCTTTGATTTGAATGCATTATTGACATGGAAAGGTGCAGAGAGACAATTCAAGAATAATAAGCTTATTTTGAGGAGCATTGATCTTTCAAGCAATCAATTGATGGGAGACATTCCAAAGGAAATAGGAAACTTGATCGAATTGGTGTCACTGAATTTATCAAACAACAATTTAACCGGAGAAATTACTTCAGAGATTGGAAGGTTAACATCACTTGAATTTCTTGACCTGTCAAGAAACCATTTATATGGTCTAATTCCTTCTTCTCTAACTCAAATTGATCGTCTGACCATGCTGGATCTATCGGATAACAACCTGTCTGGAAGAATTCCAATCAGCACGCAATTGCAGAGTTTTGATGCATCAAGTTATGAGGGAAATGTTGATCTTTGTGGGAAACCGCTTGATAAAAAATGTCCTGGAGATGAAGAAATTGCGCATCAGAAACCTGAACTATATGAAGAAAGTGTACCAGAAGATAAAAAACCAATTTATTTGAGTGTGGCATTGGGATTTATCACAGGATTTTGGGGACTTTGGGGATCATTGTTTCTCATCAGGACTTGGAGACATACATATGTGTTGTTCTTGAACAGCATAGTTGACACAATGTATGTGTTTATGGTGCTGAAAGGAATTAAATTTCAAAGGTGGATTAGAGCTTTGCAG TTTGGAAAATTTGTTACTGGTTTCGGAGAAACACAGTTCAGAGCAAATCTTGGTTCTTAG
- the LOC131621109 gene encoding receptor-like protein EIX2 isoform X1: MSILKLVTLLFVVNGAVGCLENERQALRQLKASLTLDADTFFLPSWASKSDDCCAWEGIRCNNQTGHVEIFHLSPPQFGAFPGEINASLVELRHLKYFNISGNRFLFNTFRELFGSLTNLRILDLSDNFLEGTIPHHLGNLSHLQHLDLSDNFLDGTIPRHLGNLSHLQYLDLSGSGLVGIIPHQLGSLSSLQELYLGYNFGLKFEDKNNHVGGQWLSNLTLLTHLDLSTIPNLNSSHAWMQTIAKLPKIQELKLSTCALSDLYLHSLSHSLFNFSTSLAILDLSFNTFSSSKIFEWVFNATSNLIDLDLSDNKFNGTILYDFGNIQNPLERLDLSNNELQGGVPESIRHICTLQSLDLDITKLNEDISTILHKLSGCARYSLQHLSLFYNQITGTLPNLSIFPSLITLDLSSNMLSGKVPDEIPKSLESLIFYSNSLEGGIPKSIGNLCSLRSLDLSRNKLSEDLSVILHNLSFGCAKDSLQELNLESNQIIGTVPDMSMFSSLGTLHLSNNSLRRILQISTFPYHLESLYLDFNDLEGVITDSQFGNMSMLKELYLNENSLSLVFPENWVPAFQLNTIELRSCMLGPSFPKWLQSQKLLQRIDISNAKISDAVPVWFWTQTKNLNFMNISYNNLFGTIPNLPIRFSEGCEVFMDSNQFEGSIPLFLRSATFLRLSKNKFSDTRLFLCSNNSIDRLRQLDISKNQLSNQLHDCWSHLKSMEFLDLSDNTLSGEVPSSMGSLLALKVLILRNNTFTGKLPVSLINCTGLIMLDVGDNRFSGPIPYWLGQQLQMLSLRRNQFYGNLPRSLCYLTNIQLLDLSENNLSGQIFKCIKNFSSMTQKISSTREEGLYIDFSRGPGIIQKSNSYDLITVLMWKGEERLFKNNKLILRSIDISSNQLMGDIPKEIGNLIELVSLNLSNNNLTGEITSEIGRLTSLEFLDLSRNHFFGPIPPSLAQIDRLSMLNLSYNNLSGRIPIGTQLQSFDASSYEGNVGLCGKPLDKNCPGDEEDTPQKPETNEESSPLEDKKPIYLSVALGFITGFWGLWGSLFLIRTWRHTYVLFLNNIVDTMYVFMVLNGIKFQRWLGGLQEKFF; this comes from the exons atgAGTATTCTCAAGTTAGTTACATTACTCTTTGTTGTGAATGGAGCAGTTGGTTGCTTAGAGAATGAGAGACAAGCTCTTCGTCAATTGAAGGCAAGCCTGACGTTGGATGCCGACACTTTCTTTTTGCCTAGTTGGGCCAGTAAGAGTGATGATTGCTGTGCATGGGAAGGAATCCGCTGTAACAATCAAACTGGACATGTTGAAATCTTTCATCTTAGTCCTCCTCAGTTTGGTGCTTTTCCAGGCGAGATCAACGCATCTTTGGTGGAGTTGAgacatttaaaatatttcaacatTAGTGGGAACCGGTTTTTATTCAATACTTTCCGTGAATTGTTTGGTTCTTTAACCAACTTGAGAATCCTTGATCTTTCCGACAATTTCCTGGAGGGTACAATCCCTCATCATCTTGGAAATCTCTCTCATTTGCAGCACCTTGATCTTTCAGACAATTTCCTGGACGGTACAATCCCTCGTCATCTTGGAAATCTCTCTCATTTGCAGTACCTTGATCTTTCAGGGAGCGGTCTTGTTGGAATCATTCCTCACCAACTTGGAAGCCTTTCAAGTTTACAAGAGCTTTATCTAGGATACAATTTCGGACTCAAATTCGAAGATAAGAACAATCACGTTGGAGGTCAGTGGCTTTCTAATCTCACtcttttaacccatcttgacttgaGTACCATACCCAATCTCAATTCTTCTCATGCCTGGATGCAAACGATCGCCAAGCTTCCAAAAATACAAGAATTAAAGCTATCTACCTGTGCTCTTTCAGATCTTTATCTACATTCTCTGTCCCATTCACTATTCAATTTTTCTACTTCTCTTGCAATCCTTGACCTTTCATTCAATACCTTCTCTTCGTCCAAAATATTTGAATGGGTGTTTAATGCCACCTCTAACTTAATTGACCTTGATCTTAGTGATAACAAATTCAATGGCACCATTCTATATGATTTTGGCAACATACAAAACCCTCTTGAACGTCTCGACTTGTCGAATAATGAACTACAAGGTGGAGTTCCAGAATCTATTAGACATATATGTACGTTACAGTCATTGGATCTTGATATTACCAAGTTGAATGAAGACATTTCAACCATTCTACACAAATTGTCTGGTTGTGCAAGATACTCGCTGCAACATTTGAGTTTATTTTACAACCAAATTACTGGAACATTGCCTAATCTTTCAATATTCCCATCTCTAATAACACTCGACCTTTCAAGCAATATGTTAAGTGGGAAGGTTCCGGATGAAATTCCAAAATCATTGGAGTCTTTgatattttattcaaattctttaGAAGGCGGAATTCCAAAATCAATTGGAAACCTATGTTCATTAAGGTCGCTAGATCTGtcaagaaacaagctgagtgaggaTCTTTCAGTGATACTTCATAATTTATCTTTTGGGTGTGCAAAAGATTCACTGCAAGAATTAAACTTGGAAAGCAACCAAATTATTGGCACGGTACCTGACATGTCAATGTTCTCATCTTTAGGAACTCTCCACCTATCCAACAATTCATTAAGGAGGATACTACAAATTTCAACATTCCCCTATCATTTAGAAAGTCTATACTTGGATTTTAATGATTTGGAAGGTGTGATCACAGACTCCCAATTTGGAAACATGTCCATGTTAAAGGAATTATACTTGAATGAAAACTCATTGTCTCTCGTATTTCCTGAAAATTGGGTGCCAGCTTTTCAATTGAATACCATTGAGCTAAGGTCATGTATGTTAGGGCCTAGTTTTCCAAAATGGTTGCAGAGTCAAAAACTTCTTCAACGGATAGACATTTCTAATGCTAAAATTTCAGATGCAGTTCCAGTATGGTTTTGGActcaaacaaaaaatttaaatttcatgaATATTTCATACAATAATCTGTTTGGCACAATTCCAAATTTGCCCATAAGATTTTCTGAAGGTTGTGAAGTATTTATGGATTCAAATCAATTTGAAGGTTCAATCCCCCTGTTTTTGCGAAGTGCAACATTTCTACGGCTGTCCAAGAACAAATTTTCCGATACTCGTTTATTTTTATGTTCTAACAATTCAATTGATAGATTGCGCCAATTGGATATATCAAAGAATCAACTATCCAATCAGCTCCATGATTGTTGGAGTCATTTGAAATCAATGGAATTTCTAGATTTGAGTGACAATACTTTGTCTGGTGAAGTACCATCCTCAATGGGATCATTACTTGCACTTAAGGTGTTGATATTGCGTAACAATACCTTCACTGGGAAGTTGCCTGTCTCCTTGATAAATTGCACAGGACTGATCATGCTTGATGTTGGAGATAATAGATTCTCCGGACCAATTCCGTATTGGTTAGGACAACAATTGCAAATGTTAAGCTTACGAAGGAATCAATTTTATGGAAATCTTCCGCGGAGTCTTTGTTACTTAACAAACATTCAGTTGTTGGACCTCTCTGAAAACAACCTGTCAGGACAAATTTTCAAATGCATAAAGAATTTTTCTTCCATGACTCAAAAGATTTCCTCAACTAGAGAAGAAGGCTTATACATAGATTTCTCACGTGGACCTGGAATTATTCAGAAATCTAACAGCTATGATTTGATTACTGTGTTGATGTGGAAAGGTGAAGAACGATTGTTCAAGAATAATAAGCTTATTTTGAGGAGTATTGATATTTCAAGCAATCAATTGATGGGAGACATTCCAAAAGAAATAGGAAACTTGATCGAATTGGTGTCACTGAATTTGTCAAACAACAATTTGACCGGAGAAATTACTTCAGAGATTGGAAGGTTAACATCACTTGAATTTCTTGACTTGTCAAGAAACCATTTCTTTGGTCCAATTCCTCCTTCTCTAGCTCAAATTGATCGTTTGTCCATGTTGAATCTTTCCTATAACAATCTTTCTGGAAGAATTCCAATTGGCACACAATTACAAAGTTTCGATGCATCAAGTTATGAAGGGAATGTTGGTCTTTGTGGAAAACCACTTGACAAAAATTGTCCAGGAGATGAAGAAGATACACCTCAGAAACCAGAAACAAATGAAGAAAGTAGTCCTCTAGAAGATAAAAAACCAATTTATTTGAGTGTGGCATTGGGATTTATCACAGGATTTTGGGGACTGTGGGGATCTTTGTTTCTCATCAGGACTTGGAGACATACATATGTCTTGTTCTTGAACAACATAGTTGATACAATGTATGTGTTTATGGTGCTGAATGGAATTAAATTTCAAAGGTGGCTCGGAGGTTTGCAG GAAAAGTTTTTCTAA